The following are encoded in a window of Penicillium oxalicum strain HP7-1 chromosome II, whole genome shotgun sequence genomic DNA:
- a CDS encoding 60S ribosomal protein, which translates to MAIKHNNQIQKNHFRKDWQRRVRVHFDQPGRKHRRREARIAKAAAVAPRPVDKLRPVVRCPTVKYNRRVRAGRGFTLAELKEAGIPKKLAGTIGISVDHRRTNYSKESLVDNVARLKDYKARLILFPRKSGQFKKLDSSAEDVKAAKAGEGLIKKVNASFPIVNPALEAAVTEIKRDSLPEGEKAAYRRLRDARAEARHRGKREKRARVKAEEEQAAKK; encoded by the exons ATG GCGATCAAGCACAACAACCAAATCCAGAAGAACC ACTTCCGCAAGGATTGGCAGCGTCGTGTGCGCGTGCACTTCGACCAG CCCGGTCGCAAGCACCGCAGACGTGAAGCCCGTATCGCCAAGGCCGCTGCTGTTGCTCCCCGTCCCGTCGACAAGCTGCGTCCCGTTGTGCGATGCCCCACCGTCAAGTACAACCGCCGTGTCCGTGCCGGTCGTGGTTTCACCCTCGCTGAGCTGAAG GAGGCCGGTATCCCCAAGAAGCTCGCTGGCACCATCGGCATCTCCGTCGACCACCGCCGCACCAACTACTCCAAGGAGTCTTTGGTCGACAACGTCGCCCGCCTGAAGGACTACAAGGCTCGCCTGATCCTCTTCCCCCGCAAGAGCGGTCAGTTCAAGAAGCTCGACTCCTCCGCCGAGGACGTCAaggctgccaaggctggTGAGGGTCTCATCAAGAAGGTCAACGCCTCCTTCCCCATCGTCAACCCCGCTCTCGAGGCTGCCGTCACCGAGATCAAGCGCGACTCCCTTCCCGAGGGTGAGAAGGCCGCCTACCGCCGTCTCCGTGACGCCCGCGCCGAGGCCCGCCACCGTGGCAAGCGCGAGAAGCGTGCCCGCGTCAAGgctgaggaggagcaggccGCCAAGAAATAA